DNA sequence from the Sporichthyaceae bacterium genome:
CCCGCTACCCGGGGATGCGGCATGACCGCGCCGGTCACGAGGTGCGGCGGCTGCCAGCGGATCCGGGAGTGCCCCGGCCTTGTCGCGGCCGCCGGCGGACCGTCGCCGAGATGCCAGACCTGTGTCGAACGTGCGCTCGGCGACGGACCGGGATGGGACGACGACTGAAGAACTTCCCCGCGGTGTTACTGGAGGCGCCGTGGGGAAACGGTAGGTGGCCGCGGTCTGACGTCTGCCAACCGCCTACCAGCGCAGGGCCCCGGTTTTCGCCGGGGCCCTGCGCCATGTCCGGGCCTGGGATGCCCCGGGAAGCCTGGCAGCGAGTTCCCGCACACGGATCACTACCGCACGCAGGCCGCACGGCGCCGACAAAAAGGCCCTCTCCCGGGTGGGAAAGGGCCTCTGACCTGCTGTTTTGCGGGGATGAAATGGTGGGCGTTACTGGGATTGAACCAGTGACCTCTTCCGTGTCAGGGAAGCGCTCTCCCGCTGAGCTAAACGCCCGGGTTTGCTGCTGAGTGGTGCGAGGCCGGAGCGGGAATCGAACCCGCGTACAGGGCTTTGCAGGCCCTTGCCTAAGCCACTCGGCCATCCGGCCAGGAGCCCGAACTGGTGTGTCCGATGCCCTGGGGCGGCCTTCTGGGCCACCTTCGAGCGGACGACGGGATTCGAACCCGCGACCCTCACCTTGGCAAGGTGATGCTCTACCAACTGAGCCACGTCCGCGCGAGCCGCCGGGAGGTGTTCCCTGCGGTGCGAGAGAGACAATAGCCCATCTCACGAGGCCTCCGTGCGGCAAGGGCGCAACGGGCGCGCCCCGGTCTGGAGCGCCCCTCCAACGCCCCAGGTAGGTTGCTGAACGTGGGCACCGAACCAGTCTTCGTGGCGGCCGGGCGGGTGGCCCGCGACCTTCGCGAGGTGACCTCGGACCCGGCTGCGTTGGAGCGTCCGGGCTTCTGGGCGGTGCTGGCGACGTTCGAGGGCGAGCTGACCTGCGCCCGGTTCGGGCACGTCGAGCCCTACCACCCGCAGCCACTCCAATGGAAGGGCCCGGCGGCCGCGGACTGGACGAGCTCGCTGGACCGGGACGCCTACCTGTCAGCGGTCCGGGCGATCCGGGATCGAATCGCGGCCGGCGACGTCTACCAGGCGAACCTCTGCCGGGTCCTGAGTGCGCCGCTGCCCGCCCCCGACACCGCCGACGTCCTGGCCCTGCAAGCGGCCCTGGAGCGCGGCAACCCCGCCCCGTACTCCGCCGCCCTGCATCTCCCCGAACACGGCGTGGCGGTCGCCTGCGCGTCGCCGGAGCTGTTCCTGGCCCGCCGCGGCCCCACCGTCGAGTCCGGGCCGATCAAGGGGACGGCCCGCTTCGCCGGTGGCCTGACCGAGAAGGACCGGGCCGAGAACGTGATGATCGTCGACCTGGTCCGCAACGCCCTCGGGCGCGTCTGCTCGACCGGCAGCGTGACGGTCCCCGAGCTGTGCGCCGAGCAGGCCCACCCCGGGCTGGTCCACCTGGTCTCGACGGTCCGGGGTCGCCTGTCCGACGACGCCTCGTGGGCCGACCTGCTCGAGGCCACGTTCCCGCCCGGCAGCGTGAGCGGCGCCCCGAAGGCCGCGGCGCTGGACCTGATCCGGGAGCTGGAGCCGGTCGAGCGAGGGCCGTACTGCGGTGCGTTGGGCTGGGTCGACTCGCGGGCCGCGACGGCCTGCCTGGCCGTCGGCATCCGGACGTTCTGGATCGCCGACGGTCGGCTGCACTTCGGCACCGGCGCGGGCATCACCTGGGGCTCGGACCCGGAGGCGGAGTGGGCCGAGACCGAGCTGAAGGCCCGTCGCCTGCTGGGCCTGGCTACCGGCGCGGCCGATCTGGTGGGCGCACGCCGTTGACCGAGCTGCCGATCTGGCTGCACGACCGGTTGGTGGCGCCGCACGAGGCCGCCGTCTCGGTGCTCGACCACGGCCTCACCGTCGGCGACGGGGTCTTCGAGACCATCAAGGTCGAGCACGGCGTCCCGTTCGCGCTCACGCGCCACCTGGGACGGCTGGAACAATCCGCGGCCGCGCTCGGGCTGCCCCTTCCGCCGGCCGAGCGGATCCGCGAGGCGGCCGCGGCCGTCTGCGGGCAGCTGAAAGATGTCGAACTGGCCCGGCTGCGGATCACCGTGACCGGGGGAGTCGGGCCGGCCGGGTCCCTGCGTGGCGACGGCCCGCCCACGCTGTTGGTCACCGCGGCCCGGGCTCAGCGCCCGACGGGCCCGGAGACGGCGATCCTGGTGCCCTGGCGCCGCAATCATCGCGGCGCGCTGACCGGGGTCAAGTCGACCTCGTACGCCGAGAACGTGGTCGCGTTGGCGGCTGCCCGGAAAGCCGGGGTCGGCG
Encoded proteins:
- a CDS encoding chorismate-binding protein, encoding MGTEPVFVAAGRVARDLREVTSDPAALERPGFWAVLATFEGELTCARFGHVEPYHPQPLQWKGPAAADWTSSLDRDAYLSAVRAIRDRIAAGDVYQANLCRVLSAPLPAPDTADVLALQAALERGNPAPYSAALHLPEHGVAVACASPELFLARRGPTVESGPIKGTARFAGGLTEKDRAENVMIVDLVRNALGRVCSTGSVTVPELCAEQAHPGLVHLVSTVRGRLSDDASWADLLEATFPPGSVSGAPKAAALDLIRELEPVERGPYCGALGWVDSRAATACLAVGIRTFWIADGRLHFGTGAGITWGSDPEAEWAETELKARRLLGLATGAADLVGARR
- a CDS encoding aminotransferase class IV; this encodes MTELPIWLHDRLVAPHEAAVSVLDHGLTVGDGVFETIKVEHGVPFALTRHLGRLEQSAAALGLPLPPAERIREAAAAVCGQLKDVELARLRITVTGGVGPAGSLRGDGPPTLLVTAARAQRPTGPETAILVPWRRNHRGALTGVKSTSYAENVVALAAARKAGVGEALFANVADELCEGTGTNVFCVLDGVALTPPLESGCLAGITRALVLAWCPEVLERPISLEELTRAQEVFVTSSTRDVHGVSEVDGRRPGGPEAAVPGPVTAKIAAAFATAAAADADPA